ACAGATTTTCTGTTGGTTATAGCCGGGCAGATACACTTCCAGGCAGGGAAGATGCAAGGTTTCATGTAGATGGCCGTGAACAGGGGCTTGATGTCTCACGCGGCAATGTAATGATTGAATACCGGCTTTCCCAAAAAAGAAGGGCCATTCTTGCCGGCGGAAAAAGTGAGCTTCCGGTTTATGATGGACCAAGGTTTGATGACGGTTGGGGTGATACGGATATTCAATATGACTATCTGCAATTCAATTATGAGGGGGAAAATTCACAATTCAGGGCTTACTGGAATAAATATGACATCAAGATAAATTATTTGGATATAAGCGGGCAAAACGACCCGGATAATCCATTACCATTTGTTGTTGACATTAACTCTGAACTATATAACCTTGAGTGGAATTATAGATTGGACTTAGGGAATTCACACCAGATAATTGGCGGGGTTAATTATCGTCATAATGATGCAGGAGGACCTTTCATAGATCCTGCTACACGCCGCCCATTGAGTATGACCGGACTTTTTCTACAGGAAGAGTGGCGGCCTGTGAAACCGGTTACTGTGATAATCGGTGCAAGATATGATCGCCATACAATCTTTGATAATACCATAAGCCCAAGGGCAGCAATTCTTTATCAACCGGTGCCCCATAATACCTTTCGTATATCTTCCGGTATGGCATACAGGTCACCTACCCCATTTGAAATATTTGCTCTTTATGGTGCAAATCCTGATCTTGCTTATGAAAAGATTCTTACGTATGAGGCAGGATATTCCACGCTTTTATTTCAAAGGTTGAAAGGAGATGTTAACTTCTTCTATAACAGATTAACTGACCTGATAGATGTAGAGGCAGACCCTAATATTAATAAATTTAATTATGGGGTTTACGGCGGTGAAATCAACGGGGAGCTATTATTAAATGAACGGTTTACAACCTTCTTTAATTATTCAAATCAAAAGTTACATAGATATAATAATAAAAGGGTGATACGAAACAATCCTGCACATAAGGTTAATGGCGGAATCCGTCTTCATATCAGTGACTCTTTATCAGCAAATCTGATGATACATTACGTCTCAAAGATTGAATATGATTCAAACATGCCGCCAAAACTTTTAGTATCTGATACAACAGACCCTTATACACTTGCTAATCTACAGATTAAATATAGTGTATTAAAAAATAAGATGGATATTGCTTTATCAGTATTCAATCTGTTTAACAATGTCCACAGGGAACACTGGTTCGGTGATGAAATAGGTACCCGTGTGCTGGCGCATATTACTTACCGTATGTAATTTCTTACATTGTAATTATGTGGAGTTATGGGGGGATTTTCTGTTTTAGGCTGATCATTATGCTTCTTTAAATCTGCTCTCGCTTTGACCTCATCCCATTCAAATGTGATTTATACAACTTAACCGGATAAGTCAGGATTACCTTTCTCCTGAATCAGTTCGTCAGGCCCGATTAACATCACCTCTCCTCTCGTACTTGCCTCCCGTAGTTCCTTTGAAAAAAGACCGCGCCCTGAAAATAGGGCAAGCCTTACCTCATGATCCGCTATCAGGGACTTCACACGTATCCTGAGTTTTTCCAGGTAACCGTAGGTAATCGGTTCACCCCACTTGCACTCACCCATGATCAGTGAACCGTCTCCGAGTTCTGCACAGATATCAATATCAAAATCCCTGTCCCAGTGCCTCCCAATCCGCTTAATATACAATTCACTTTTTGGTAACCAGTCATAAACCAGAAAATCCCTGCAAAGGGATTCAAATGCATCGCCCATGAAATCATCAAGAAATGGGAGTACACCATTTTTTACCACTGCTTTTCCGCTCATAGATCTTATTGCAGTCTGGTTCGGCAGTACGAACCTGTACCAGAACCTGATAAAATGGTCTGAAATGCGGTAACGATTGTTGCGTGATTTTTCCGGCGCACGTGAGAAGAAGGGCGCTGTCTTTTCCACTATTCCAAGCTCAATCAGGGTCGTCAGGTAGCGGGCAGCCGTTGGGGTATTTTCACACCCGGATATGTTTGCGATCTCCCCTATGGATGTCTTGCCTTCAGCAAGTGCCCTCAGCACTGAATTGTATCTGGCCGGTTCCCGTAACTCCTGCTGGAGGATGAAAAAAACCTCGTTGTACAGGAACCCTGTAGGAGAAAAGGCAGTTGCTGTAAGCATATCCGCGAGTTTGGTTTTTTCTTCAATCAGGTTAAGGTAAGCAGGGATGTTCCCAAAAATTCCATAAGTTTTAAGGCGGTCACGTACAGGCCACCCTTCGGAAAACTTAAAAACAGAGGCCGGTCTCAGCCCCTCTAGCTTCAACTGACCTGTACGTCTTCCAAAAAGCGGTGACCTTTCTCCCAGTACCTCGTCTTCCATGAAAGATACGGACGAACCGCAAAGGATAAGGAACATCTTCGTGTGGCGGCCTGTGTTATCCCAAAACCTCTGGATGATGGACGGAAGAGCCGGATTCCCCTTGCACAGATACGGGAACTCATCTAATATGACGAGAAGACGTTCTGTCCTTGCCCTCTCTGCAAGCAAAGTCAAAGCCCCGTGCCAGTCATGGAATGCGACACCGGAAAGCACAGCATCCCCGGGAAGGGACGACACAACGCTATGCTGAAAGTCCCTCAGGTTTAAAGCCTCATCCTGCAGCGAAGCCTCATAATAGACATGCCGCCGCCCTTTTGCCCCTTTTGCCCGTTTTGCCCCATTTGCAATGTGCAGCAACAATTCGGATTTGCCTATTCTGCGTCTGCCGTACATTATAAAAAGTTCGGCTTTGCCACTATCATATCGTTGGATTAAGGCTTCAAGTTCATTCTCACGTCCGATAAATCGCATGATATAAAGACCTCCTGTTGCTATTATACGATATATTATAAAATACGATTAATTAAATCAAGAGTTATTTATGATTTTGTCTTGACCCGGGGGATTCTGGGGACATCCATGATA
The Nitrospirota bacterium DNA segment above includes these coding regions:
- a CDS encoding TonB-dependent receptor; translated protein: MNTIVKRLLQIKLFVILSILLSYSYSYAGDISGDMEDLLALFSEEKMVITPSKYLQPVSESPSTTTVITSEEIMHSGATTIPDILRMVPGMEVMQTSTPEFNLSIRGDNQLLADKLLVLIDGRTFQEEVQNTVIWSAIPISLEEIDHIEIIRGPGSAMWGANAFDGVVNIITKRPGSMKGTTISAVGGQVGTGIGNLIHEGENNGIAYRFSVGYSRADTLPGREDARFHVDGREQGLDVSRGNVMIEYRLSQKRRAILAGGKSELPVYDGPRFDDGWGDTDIQYDYLQFNYEGENSQFRAYWNKYDIKINYLDISGQNDPDNPLPFVVDINSELYNLEWNYRLDLGNSHQIIGGVNYRHNDAGGPFIDPATRRPLSMTGLFLQEEWRPVKPVTVIIGARYDRHTIFDNTISPRAAILYQPVPHNTFRISSGMAYRSPTPFEIFALYGANPDLAYEKILTYEAGYSTLLFQRLKGDVNFFYNRLTDLIDVEADPNINKFNYGVYGGEINGELLLNERFTTFFNYSNQKLHRYNNKRVIRNNPAHKVNGGIRLHISDSLSANLMIHYVSKIEYDSNMPPKLLVSDTTDPYTLANLQIKYSVLKNKMDIALSVFNLFNNVHREHWFGDEIGTRVLAHITYRM
- a CDS encoding ATP-binding protein is translated as MRFIGRENELEALIQRYDSGKAELFIMYGRRRIGKSELLLHIANGAKRAKGAKGRRHVYYEASLQDEALNLRDFQHSVVSSLPGDAVLSGVAFHDWHGALTLLAERARTERLLVILDEFPYLCKGNPALPSIIQRFWDNTGRHTKMFLILCGSSVSFMEDEVLGERSPLFGRRTGQLKLEGLRPASVFKFSEGWPVRDRLKTYGIFGNIPAYLNLIEEKTKLADMLTATAFSPTGFLYNEVFFILQQELREPARYNSVLRALAEGKTSIGEIANISGCENTPTAARYLTTLIELGIVEKTAPFFSRAPEKSRNNRYRISDHFIRFWYRFVLPNQTAIRSMSGKAVVKNGVLPFLDDFMGDAFESLCRDFLVYDWLPKSELYIKRIGRHWDRDFDIDICAELGDGSLIMGECKWGEPITYGYLEKLRIRVKSLIADHEVRLALFSGRGLFSKELREASTRGEVMLIGPDELIQEKGNPDLSG